A single window of Cydia strobilella chromosome 18, ilCydStro3.1, whole genome shotgun sequence DNA harbors:
- the LOC134749353 gene encoding uncharacterized protein LOC134749353: MEHSIKLPPNFDLRAANAATEWRLWRLCFEDYLVGSGQDNAADKVKLALLRNMLGMEAARIVTTSLQLSESEKDNYDSVMAAITKYVSPRVNEVFERFKFNNRKQQEGESFDSFFTECKQLILTCNYKQNKDSIEDQLLRDKIVQGVLDKTVQESLLKLDSLTLEKAANYCRTSEMSKRQVQEMNPTIEIDVVKKSKSHQAQKKYLFQCRRCQTQHGLRECPAYGKKCTRCGKLNHLTVSCKVKKINLTREDSEESDDDTLFCGAVSSKGKKKWMDFINIEGKSIYCKIDTGAEVSVMPTKIFKELHSSAALRPTKTLEAFDGTKVKAIGKVRLHCKYKERECYEDFRVVDCKLMLLGESGCEALKLVKRIYSVDEAEDGTLKEDFIKENIDVFQGHGPN; the protein is encoded by the exons ATGGAGCATTCCATCAAGCTGCCACCAAACTTTGATTTGCGAGCTGCAAATGCGGCAACAGAATGGCGGCTATGGCGTCTCTGTTTTGAAGACTACTTGGTGGGTTCGGGGCAAGATAATGCCGCGGATAAGGTAAAATTGGCCCTCTTGAGAAATATGTTAGGAATGGAAGCTGCCAGAATAGTCACAACGTCGCTACAACTTTCCGAGAGTGAAAAAGATAATTACGATTCAGTAATGGCCGCAATCACAAAATATGTCAGCCCGCGTGTAAATGAAGTGTTTGAacgattcaaatttaacaatagAAAACAACAAGAAGGAGAAAGCTTCGATAGTTTCTTTACGGAATgtaaacaattaattttaacatgtaaCTATAAACAAAACAAGGATTCAATAGAAGATCAATTGTTGAGGGACAAAATTGTACAAGGAGTATTAGACAAAACAGTACAAGAATCCTTACTGAAACTAGATAGCCTTACACTTGAAAAGGCAGCCAACTATTGTCGCACTTCAGAAATGAGTAAACGACAGGTGCAGGAGATGAACCCAACAATAGAAATTGATGTggtcaaaaaatcaaaatcccATCAGGCACAGAAGAAATACTTATTTCAATGTAGGAGATGTCAAACTCAACATGGGCTGCGAGAATGTCCTGCCTATGGGAAAAAATGCACCAGATGTGGAAAATTGAATCACTTGACAGTCAGCTGTAAAgtcaagaaaattaatttaactcgaGAAGATTCAGAAGAGTCTGATGATGACACTTTATTTTGTGGTGCAGTTAGTAGTAAAGGGAAAAAGAAATGGATGGACTTTATTAACATCGAAGGAAAGAGCATATATTGTAAAATTGATACCGGCGCAGAAGTAAGTGTAATGCCAACAAAAATCTTCAAGGAACTTCATTCTAGTGCGGCGCTCAGACCAACAAAGACCTTAGAAGCATTTGATGGCACAAAAGTCAAAGCCATTGGAAAGGTCCGTCTCCATTGCAAGTACAAGGAGCGAGAGTGTTATGAGGACTTCAGAGTTGTAGATTGCAAGTTAATGTTATTAGGAGAGTCAGGTTGTGAAGCTTTAAAACTAGTGAAGCGAATTTACAGTGTTGATGAAGCTGAAGATGGGACTCTAAAAGAGGACttcataaaagaaaatatagatGTTTTCCAAGGTCATG GACCAAATTGA
- the LOC134749729 gene encoding uncharacterized protein LOC134749729 — translation MGKRKRKDKNRHLKEKIRRLENRLNRCSSSESATDEEYNDYDRYYPESYDYPHNPGSEDEVPLIPWSDSEHSIPDTTPKSVIMQPEPIAGPALNSGAPSNVNEPVSADPGISTKTDTSPTLPFDILEALGDPKGKEEIYGPKIPDEISKRWGRILVDGLEKDVKQKLPEKHLIPDNFRLAKAPILNPEIISVLNESVRYRDKLLEKEQNQLGLGISELTNLASAVIKENLDKVEILKKLSEASQIFLDLHHDQTTRRRKLITTTLDKKFVNIISDVKRDTYLFGENLGEKIKATKTAETSGLQVKRKDVNAGASTSRKYPNQGNWRGPPRTYYQYHQFQRAPRQGGPRPRYPHQHQQYRYRPPVPDRQAQSTRKPPNKTPKA, via the exons ATGGGAAAACGTAAACGTAAGGATAAAAATCGTCATTTAAAAGAAAAGATTAGGCGATTAGAAAATCGACTCAACCGTTGTTCATCATCAGAGTCGGCAACAGACGAAG AATACAATGATTATGATCGGTACTATCCAGAATCGTACGATTACCCTCACAATCCAGGTAGTGAAGACGAAGTACCCCTAATACCGTGGTCTGATTCGGAACATTCAATTCCCGATACAACGCCCAAATCGGTAATCATGCAACCTGAACCGATAGCGGGCCCCGCTCTTAATTCTGGCGCACCCAGTAACGTCAATGAACCGGTATCAGCTGATCCGGGCATCAGCACTAAGACTGATACATCGCCAACGTTGCCGTTCGATATATTAGAGGCCCTCGGAGACCCGAAGGGAAAAGAGGAAATATATGGACCAAAAATACCTGATGAGATCTCTAAACGTTGGGGCCGGATACTCGTTGACGGCCTAGAGAAAGATGTAAAGCAAAAACTGCCTGAAAAACACCTGATACCAGATAACTTTCGTTTGGCTAAGGCTCCTATTTTAAATCCTGAGATTATATCGGTGCTTAACGAATCAGTCAGATATCGtgacaaattattagaaaaagagCAAAACCAACTGGGATTAGGCATTTCTGAGCTCACAAATCTAGCTTCAGCGGTAATCAAAGAAAACTTAGATAAAGTCGAGATATTAAAGAAACTTTCTGAAGCTAGTCAGATTTTCCTAGACCTTCATCACGATCAGACCACTAGGAGAAGAAAACTCATAACCACAACTCTTGACAAAAAATTTGTCAATATAATATCGGACGTAAAAAGGGATACCTACCTGTTTGGCGAGAACCTAGGGGAAAAAATAAAAGCCACAAAAACAGCGGAAACATCAGGGCTGCAAGTGAAGCGTAAAGATGTCAACGCTGGCGCATCTACGTCTAGGAAATATCCCAACCAGGGAAACTGGAGGGGCCCACCCCGAACATACTACCAATATCATCAATTTCAACGAGCACCGAGACAGGGTGGGCCGAGACCGCGCTACCCTCACCAGCACCAGCAATATCGGTACCGTCCGCCAGTTCCCGATCGTCAAGCCCAATCGACGCGCAAACCGCCCAACAAGACCCCGAAAGCCTAA